In Gallaecimonas xiamenensis 3-C-1, the following proteins share a genomic window:
- a CDS encoding DUF4274 domain-containing protein, producing MIKWQRVHEIDDLMGSEDISWIEVCRRLKNSEELHYAMTVFNWDDGVDFPVLILKRPECDLGTIMYMFEMIDEEPEVQKIDYYDFEEDMKMLSIKLREKWASNDYPSNISHDGSPGEKLVAEWKSRHSHYEIYPDEQPSDA from the coding sequence ATGATTAAGTGGCAGCGAGTGCACGAAATTGATGATTTGATGGGTAGCGAAGATATCTCTTGGATTGAAGTATGCAGACGCCTTAAAAATAGCGAAGAGCTACATTATGCTATGACGGTATTCAACTGGGATGATGGAGTAGACTTTCCGGTACTCATACTAAAGCGTCCTGAATGTGATCTTGGCACAATTATGTATATGTTCGAGATGATTGACGAAGAGCCCGAGGTTCAAAAAATCGATTATTATGACTTTGAAGAAGACATGAAAATGCTTTCTATCAAACTAAGAGAGAAATGGGCAAGCAACGATTACCCCTCCAATATCTCCCATGACGGCTCTCCTGGTGAAAAGCTAGTTGCAGAATGGAAAAGTAGACATTCGCACTATGAAATTTATCCAGATGAGCAGCCAAGTGATGCCTAA